A genome region from Magnolia sinica isolate HGM2019 chromosome 8, MsV1, whole genome shotgun sequence includes the following:
- the LOC131254144 gene encoding uncharacterized protein LOC131254144: protein MTAFAATLTAATTTIAIEEYCNNIIFKSPLRFGNYKRKKIINEIIRAGNNECVAQLQMNKTIFFNLCLVIRDRNLLPDGKHISMEEQLVIFLHTVGHNVRNRVIGHRFIRSGETVSRYLSKAVDAIVGLYPEFVKLPDPEIPVEILANPNWSDYFQDCIGAIDETHIPAYVLALESATYRNKKGVLSQNVMGAYTFNMKFVYVLARWEGSAFDARVLQNALTHSIDRFTIPTGKYYVVNTGYAHSPGFIAPYRGVEYHLNEYRTGCNPSNKKELFNYRYAQLRNVIERIFKIIKVNSDDEMDPNRQDNRTTPTKQPGQGRCITPRRTPRKYKSKSLDKKAISGGVMRWTDEMDDFLIDTLMDMVANYWKSANEFKKETYKTVVETMKSALGISVQEKHVGNRLRTLKRLYFEVRDTLNASGFGWDDGMMSGMITYR, encoded by the exons ATGACTGCCTTTGCAGCTACACTTACTGCAGCAACGACAACAATTGCAATCGAAGAATATTgcaataatataatatttaaatcaCCTTTGAGGTTCGGGaactataaaagaaagaagataatAAATGAGATTATTAGAGCAGGTAATAATGAGTGTGTAGCACAACTCCAAATGAACAAGACCATATTCTTCAACCTATGCTTAGTTATCAGAGATAGAAATCTCCTTCCAGACGGCAAACATATATCTATGGAGGAACAACTTGTCATTTTCCTTCATACAGTTGGGCATAATGTTAGAAACCGTGTCATCGGGCATCGGTTTATAAGATCTGGTGAAACAGTAAGCCGATATTTAAGTAAAGCGGTGGATGCCATTGTCGGATTATATCCAGAGTTTGTGAAACTCCCAGATCCGGAAATACCAGTCGAGATCCTAGCCAATCCCAATTGGAGTGATTACTTTCAG GATTGTATCGGTGCAATTGATGAGACTCATATACCCGCCTACGTACTGGCATTGGAAAGTGCAACATACCGTAACAAGAAAGGGGTACTCTCTCAGAACGTAATGGGTGCATATACATTTAACATgaagtttgtatatgtacttgcCAGATGGGAGGGATCAGCCTTTGATGCACGCGTCTTGCAAAATGCTTTGACACATTCCATCGATCGCTTTACTATCCCCACGG GGAAGTATTACGTAGTTAATACTGGTTACGCTCATTCTCCTGGATTTATAGCTCCTTACCGTGGTGTAGAGTACCACCTCAATGAATATCGCACCGGTTGCAATCCTTCCAACAAGAAAGAACTATTCAACTATCGGTATGCTCAACTACGAAATGTTATAGAGAGAATATTTAAA ATTATCAAAGTTAATAGTGACGACGAAATGGATCCGAATAGGCAGGACAACCGGACTACACCAACGAAACAACCTGGGCAAGGCCGGTGCATCACACCACGAAGGACACCACGCAAATACAAATCAAAATCGCTTGATAAAAAGGCTATATCTGGTGGTGTAATGCGTTGGACAGATGAAATGGATGACTTTCTCATCGATACGTTGATGGATATGGTTGCAAACTACTGGAAGAGTGCCAACGAATTCAAAAAGGAGACGTATAAAACAGTCGTCGAAACAATGAAAAGTGCACTAGGGATATCAGTTCAGGAGAAGCATGTTGGTAATCGACTCAGGACACTGAAGAGATTGTATTTTGAGGTTCGAGACACCCTAAATGCCAGTGGGTTTGGTTGGGACGATGGGATGATGTCTGGAATGATTACATACaggtga